The Alphaproteobacteria bacterium genome contains a region encoding:
- a CDS encoding transporter substrate-binding domain-containing protein: MSNVSPDVLKDLAPTGTLRASINLGNIVLANGTPDNPGGITPALARELAKRLGVPSKLTCFDGAGKAFEACKAGQIDLVFLAIEPVRAAEIEFTAPYVIIEGCYAVPKDSALKTPADVDKPGTRIGVNKNSAYDLFLTRSLKHATLMRSEDGAADFVRNKYEAAGGVKQALQKFIAQHADVRLIDERFMEIRQAMGCAKGKVAGAKYLRSFIEEMKASGFVANELKKSGQHDATVAPAE, translated from the coding sequence ATGAGCAACGTTTCGCCTGACGTTCTGAAGGATCTTGCGCCGACCGGCACGCTGCGCGCCTCGATCAATCTCGGCAACATCGTGCTGGCGAACGGAACGCCCGACAACCCGGGCGGCATCACGCCGGCGCTTGCCCGCGAGTTGGCGAAACGCCTCGGCGTGCCGAGCAAGCTCACCTGCTTCGACGGGGCCGGCAAGGCCTTCGAGGCATGCAAGGCGGGGCAGATCGACCTCGTGTTTCTGGCGATCGAGCCGGTGCGCGCCGCCGAGATCGAGTTCACCGCGCCCTATGTGATCATCGAGGGCTGCTATGCGGTACCGAAGGACAGCGCACTGAAGACGCCCGCCGATGTCGACAAGCCGGGCACCCGCATCGGCGTGAACAAGAATTCGGCCTACGACCTGTTTCTGACCCGCTCGCTCAAGCACGCGACACTGATGCGCAGCGAAGACGGCGCGGCGGATTTCGTCAGGAACAAGTACGAGGCCGCGGGCGGCGTGAAGCAGGCGCTGCAGAAATTCATCGCGCAGCACGCGGACGTGCGGCTGATCGACGAACGCTTCATGGAGATCCGTCAGGCGATGGGCTGCGCCAAGGGCAAGGTCGCTGGGGCGAAATACCTGCGCTCCTTCATCGAGGAGATGAAGGCGAGCGGCTTCGTGGCGAACGAACTGAAGAAATCCGGCCAGCACGACGCGACCGTCGCGCCTGCGGAGTAG